A window of Aurantibacillus circumpalustris genomic DNA:
CGCCTACATCGTTAGCTGAGAGACAGGTTGTAGAACAGCCATTGACTTCATTAACCATACAATACCTGTATACGCCGGATCCACCTGGCACGTATATTACAGTTGGACTGTTAGCAGTAAACGTTCCACCGAAAGGAGAGTAAATATAATGGGTTACGTTAGAAGTAGGCGAAATAGCTGAAAATGTAAGTGTTTGTGGGCTAGAACCAGTAACTAAAAAACTTGGGCTACCTGTTGAAACTGGAATTGTTGTATTTGTGCCCACAACAAAAGATTGCGTCGCCAGGGCCGTTCCTGAAGAAGCTGCAACCGAATAAGAACCAGGAGAAATAATGCTGATGGAATTAGCCATTACAGGTGCCGTAAAAGAACTGCTAGACCAAGTGTAGTTTACAGCGCCGCTGTAACTACTGCTCGCTGTAATTTCTAGCGTAGGAGTGGCGCAGGTTATCGAATAGTTTAAACCGCCGTTGGTTATTGAAAACGTAAGCGTTTGCGCAGATAAAAAACTTATAGCGCTAGTTAAGAGTAACAAAAGTGATTTCATGGGTTGCGTTTGCAGTTTCTTAACAAATATAGTGCCGAATTTTCTGAATTCATTTCCTAAATGTATTTAAATTGACAATCAGTATTATTTTAAGCGTATTTACTAAGCGCGCTTATAGAAGTATATCTGTTTCATATTTGGCATAAATGAATTTTTTGATCCACCCTCTTTAATTTTTTTCTTACTAAAATCAGGGTTTTAATAAGAGACCAAGGCATTTTTGAAACTAATTCCCAGGTTAAACGCGTCTTGCTATACCCTTATCGTTTAAAGAAACCCTTCTGGCAAAAAGATATTTTCATGGCGTTCAGAAGGCATTTTTGAAGAAAAGTTTAGCGTAATTTCGGATATACAGCTGCCTCCCATAGAGTTTATGCGCCCAAAAAAAATCATCTTAAATATCTGGTTTTTGTTAGTTTATTGTTCGGTCTACGCACAAACATATCCTTCATCGCTTTCAACAATTCTTACAAATCCAAAAACTTTATTTCTCGATGAATACGCTGATCCTTTTCAACCTCACATAAAAACCACCATCTATTTTACCGATTTTACTGAGACCACGTGGAACTTTGCTCTTCGTCTTAAAATAACTGGTCCTAATGGTATTGTAATTCAAACTAAACCGAACAGTTTACCGACAAATCCCATTATTGTTGCACCCGGACAACCCTACGAAATTCAAGGTGCAGATCTCGCTTTTTACTTTAATTACGATAACCTGAACTTCACAAATATTAGCCGTACGCAACTTGAAACAAATAACAGATTGCCTGAAGGACTTTATACATTTTGTTTTGAAGCCATTGATTATGAAAGCGGCAAAGCTATTTCGCATCCTGCATGCGCTAGCGCTTACCTCACACTAAACGACCCTGCAATTATTTTTAATCCGGTATGTGGCTCAGTTGTTGAAAATATTTCCTTACAAAATATTATATTTCAGTGGCAGCTTAGCAATGCAAATGGTAATTTGAATCTCAATCAGCTTAGTTACCAGATTGACCTTTACGAAGTAAATAATTCCTGGAGCAACCCTACAACTGCTATTCTCAATAACCAAGCTCTTCCTATCTGGCAATCAGCTTTACTGCAACAAAATAATTATTTATATACAACAAGCGATCCTCTTCTTGAAAAAGGAAAACGTTACGTGTTTACTGTAAAAACTCTCGAAAGCAATGGTAGAAGCAGTTTTAAAAATGGTGGTTATTCCATGCCCTGTTATTTTCATTATGGTTATTACGAAAATGATACCATCGATATTGTAAAACCAGAAGAGTCTTTTCAATTTGCTTTAGCTACACCATCAGAATTTAAATGGAAAAAACCGCGAAAAGCTTTAAACAATCAATTAATCACTTACACGTTAAAACTTGTTGAAGTCAATGAAAATCAGGACCCTGAAAATGCCATACTTAACAACTCCACCTTTTATCAGCAAACCTATTTGCCGTCAAACAATCCTGTGATTGATAAAACGATTCCTGTTATGTTTTGGACGAACATAAAACGTATGGGTAACTATGCTTGGCAAGTTTATGCGCAGAGCGGTACGCAGCAAATTGCTAAAAGTAAAGTGCACCGTTTTACTGGTCCCCCCGAAATAGAAAGCTTTATTGCGGGTGGGTTTTTAATGACGGTTACCAAACTTACTTCGTTTGACAAAATAAATAATGTTATATCAGGCAAATGCAAAACTGTTTTAAACTCAAACATCGGAAATGAAGCAACAGAATTTTCATATAATAATATTACAATCTCTCCTCTTGGTGGAAACGAATGGGTGATGCTTTCAGGAAACATTGCCGATAAAATAACTTGCCCAGCTTACACCCTACAACCAGAATCGTTTGCTGATAACAAAACTGCCTTATTTAAACCTGATAGCGTTTTTATTGATATAAGCAGTTTAAGGTTGAGTGGAAAAGTTGAATGGAATTTTCCGCATGCGGGCACTTCACAACAAATTGAAAAACTAATCACCAAACGTTGTAAACTAACGCTATCAAATTCTACTTTCTACCTAAACAACAATTACGCGATACCCTTAGAAAAAGATTACAAAATAAATGTGATGGAACCCTTGGGTTTTACTGTTAAACTTAATCAGTCTTCTGACCTTAACGTATATCAAAATAAATATGAGTTTAAGTTTAATGGTTTTGTGCAACTACCGCAAAATGTAAGCAGTCATAATAACACGTCAGCCAACATTGCTTTTGAAAACACCAATCAATTGCATTACATCACGCAAGACTCGAATACCAATTCAGAAAGCATCAAACTTGCGCAGAACACAAAGTTTGGGCTATTGCCAACGCATTATATAATTGATTTCTCCGAAAAAAAATCGCCAGGAGAATTTGCATCCGATAGCAGTTGGAAAGGTTTTTTTATTGAACAAGGAAAATTGGAAATGCCTAAATCGGCTGAAAACAGTGGTCAGATTACTCTTCCTTATTCAAAAGAACTTAATTTTATTAATACGCTTCAAGATACAAATAAGGCCTATGTTACTAACAAAGGTTTATATTTTACGTCCACCATTCCCTTTGCTCTATCAGACTCTATAAAGTTTAACACTTTTGTTTCCAAACTAGGTTATTTCTATTCTAAAATTCGTGCAAGTGAAATTGATAGAGCTTTTATTAGCGGCGGCATTTATATTCCGGTTATTGATACGCTAAACAGTTTTCCATATTACATTGAAATGACTGACTATGGTTTCAATGAAGGATACCTCGTAAATGGACTTGCCAACACCACATTCAGTTTTAATCCGCAAGGAGGCATAGAACAAAAAATTGCCATAACTATTAAGCGTGCCGTTTTTAAAAACAAGAACCGTTTAGAAATGGACCTCGATATGCGTTGGCCCTATTTTCAATTAAATATAATTGGAGTACAACGGTTCTCAGCTTGGGGTAACGGTAATATAGGATTTGATGTCCCGAACGGAAAAGCAGCGCTCACTTATCAAGCAACTGGAAAATCCAGTAATTATGATATTTCCGTTGACTATTTAGGATGCGGTAGAAACGGAAATGCTTATGCGTTTGGTGCCAGCGCTAAAATTAACCTCGATGAAGAAATAAGTGGTGAAGATGGTCCACCAATAGTAAATGCTTATTCCATTTATAGAAATCCATTGCTAACGGGCTTGGTATTTATTCCAACAGCAACAATTATTCCTACTTCTTCAACTACAACCGGCTCAGCAACTACAACGAGCCATCAAAGCAGCACAGCCGGATATTCGAACGCACTTAACAATGGTGTTGGTGATGCCTTGACACAACTTGGTTATAATGCAAACGATACCATTGTTTCAGGACAATTTGAAACTAAAAACATTGAACCACTCATTCCATCCAATGTAGTTACAACAATCAAACAAGTTATTGACATTGTATATAAACTGAAACCCTATATTAAAAGTGAGTCTATTACAGATAAAGATTGGATGGTTTTAGATCGATTCAGAAAAGCGCTCGACAGTGACATTATTCAGCAATCACAGCTTACCAACGCTAAGGGCTTGTTGAATTTTATATTGAACAAAGTCGTTGATGGATTAATTGCAGAAATTAATCAATCGGTTCAGAATGTTTCTGACAAAGCCATGGGCAAAGTTAGAACTGCCATAAACGGAAAAGTTGTTGCTCCAATAAATAACAAAATTGATAAAACACTCGACAATGTTTTTAAAAAACTTGAGCAACGCGTGCTTGCTGAAGTGGATGCGCAATATCACGAAGCTATCACCTCGGTATTCGCAACCGTAAAAACAAATGTTATTAATGGAATTAAAACCTCTGTTTCAAATAGTTTTGAAAAAAATATCACTTCTAAAATTACAGATTTTGTTCAGTTAGGTGTAACGAGCAAAGTAAAACAGTTTATTAAAACGGAAGTAAGTGCAGCTGGTACCAAACTGATTAATGATGGTGTAAATGCCAATATTAATTTGAATAACATTCTTCAAAATAGCGGCACTCTTTTTGAAAGTATTGCAGACACTGTTAAAGATGTAATTGTAAATGCCAACGCTGAAGCGTTCATTAATACAGCCGAAAGTTTAGTAGAAGACGCAATTAACGGAATTAATTGGGATGGCATCGTTGCCCAGATTATGAATGATTTGATTACTAAAGGTATATCACAACTTGTAACCAATACCATAACGAAAGCAATCGGCGATAACGCGGGTCCTTATGTAAACGCGGTATTAAGCACAGTAAAATTCGATTTTAGCAATCTTGGTGAAAAATTAGAAAAAGGTGAATTTGATAAAATTGTAAAATTTGATCCAACAACAATATACATACAGTCTCCTGCCGTTGATATTCGTGGTACTTTAGAATTTAAAAAGGATGATCCCGTTTATGGAGATTGTTGGTCGGCAGATGTTCTTGTTAGAGTTAAAGTTCCTAAAGAAGACAATCCCATTGAAATATCAGCGTATTTCTTAAACGGAAAAACGACGCAACAACCAGTAAATTTTTCCTATTGGTACGCAAAGTTGAGTGTAACTGGATTTACCATTCCTCTAACGCCTATGCCAA
This region includes:
- a CDS encoding T9SS type A sorting domain-containing protein, coding for MKSLLLLLTSAISFLSAQTLTFSITNGGLNYSITCATPTLEITASSSYSGAVNYTWSSSSFTAPVMANSISIISPGSYSVAASSGTALATQSFVVGTNTTIPVSTGSPSFLVTGSSPQTLTFSAISPTSNVTHYIYSPFGGTFTANSPTVIYVPGGSGVYRYCMVNEVNGCSTTCLSANDVGVGSPGTFAGILEYTHETFLLFPNPSDGLFTLITKFHQKNTVEVYTNIGVLVSKSELGTDERMIIDIREKPSGIYLVKLTDSNGKPKYLKLLKE